Below is a window of Candidatus Equadaptatus faecalis DNA.
TTTGAAACAAGAAGTAATATGAGAGGCGGAGATGGCAGCGCCAAAGCGTTCTGCGCTCCAATTCTCGAAGGTATGGCTTTTATTGCAGCGAACAGAATGGAGCTGGAGCCCAATGCGACCATAGGTCTTCACACGCACGTTGACGACGAAGAGGTGTACGC
It encodes the following:
- a CDS encoding cupin; the protein is MPLIKQSEDFETRSNMRGGDGSAKAFCAPILEGMAFIAANRMELEPNATIGLHTHVDDEEVYA